The sequence below is a genomic window from Microbacterium sp. SORGH_AS_0888.
ACGACGCCCCCGAGGTCGACCCCGACGGCCGTCCTCGACCGCAGTTCGGCGAGTACGCGACGCCCGAGGAGCAGCGCGCTCGCATCCGTCAGCCGGAGACGACGGCAGCGCTCTCGAACGGACAGGCTCCGGACGAGCGCACCACGCCCAGAGGGCCCGCCGTGGGCGCCGCGCCGTCCGTGCGCGGACGCGGCCGGCTCGTCGACCGTGTCGTGACCGGTGTTCTGCTCGGATACGGCCTGTTCATCGTTCTCACGTCGATCCCGACCTTCATCGACTACGGCGGGTTCGCCTCGACGTTCCTGTCGGCGCTCGGGGTCAGCGCGACCCTGGCCGACCCCGGGGCGGGGCGCGGCTGGGGGCTCGCGGCGTCGCTCGTGCTCGGCGTGGGGTGGCTCGTGGCCGTCCTGCTGAGCTTCGCGAACCTGCGGGCGGGCCGGATCACGTTCTGGATCCCTCTCGTGGCGGGGATCGTCTGCAACCTCGTGTCCTCGGCGCTCGTGATCATCCCGCTCGTGAGCGACCACGCCGTCTGGTCGGCGATCGAGAGCACGCTGATGGGTTCCGCCGGACGCTGACGCCGGACACGGAAGAGCGCCCGGCATCTCGAGGATGCCGGGCGCTCTTCTCCGATCTCAGCTCTGGCTCTTGCCGTAGGAGCCCAGCTGGCGGGTCGCCTCCACGACTCGGGCCGCCATGGCGGACTCGGCGACCTTGCCCCACGCGCGAGGGTCGTAGGCCTTCTTGTTCCCGACCTCGCCGTCGACCTTCAGCACGCCGTCGTAGTTCGTGAACATGAAACCGGCGACGGACCGCGTGAACGCGTACTGGGTGTCGGTGTCGATGTTCATCTTGACGACGCCGTTCGCGACGGCCAGCGCGATCTCCTCGTCGGTCGAGCCGCTGCCGCCGTGGAACACGAGGTCGAGCGGCTTGGGGCCGGTGCCGAAGGCGGCGGCGATGCCCTCCTGGATCTCGCCCAGGAGCTCGGGCTTGAGCTTGACGTTGCCCGGCTTGTACACGCCGTGGACGTTGCCGAAGGTGAGGGCGGCGATCCAGCGGCCCGCCTCGCCGAGGCCGAGAGCCTCGACGACCTGGGCGACGTCGCCGGTGGTCGTGTAGAGGGCGTCGTTGGTGCCCTCGTGCTTGACGCCGTCCTCCTCGCCGCCGACGACGCCGATCTCGACCTCGAGGATGGCGTTGATCGCCTTGATGCGGGGCAGCAGCTCCTTGGCGATCTCGATGTTCTCCGCCAGCGGCACGGCGGAGCCGTCCCACATGTGCGACTGGAAGATCGGGTTACCGCCCTCGGCGACGACCTCCTCGGACGCCGCGATGAGCGGCAGCACGAAGTCCTCGAGCGCGGGCTTCGGGCAGTGGTCGGTGTGCAGCGCGATCGTGATCGGGTAGTTCTTGGCCACCTCGGTGGCGAACTTGGCCATCGCGAGCGCACCCGTGGCCCGTGCCTTGACGGTGTGGCCGGCGAAGTAGTCGGCGCCGCCCGTCGTGACCTGCAGGATGCCGTCGGACCCGGCCTCGGTCAGGCCCTGGAGCACGGCGTTGATGGACTGCGAGCTCGACACGTTGATCGCGGGGTAGGCGAAGCCGCCGGCCTTCGCGCGGTCCAGCATCTCGGCGTACTGCTCGGGGGTGGCGACGGGCATGTCTGCTCCTTAGCTCTAGGGTCTCCATGGCCACTTTAGCGAAGGCCGTGCGCGGCACCCGGCGGGGCGCCGCGCACGGTGCCCGCCGATCGCGTGTCGGAAAGAAACGGCGATCCTTCCGCCGCACGGACGTGCAAACCGCGGGTTCCGCGTCGGCCGCGTCGATAGGCTGATCCCATGGTGAGCCTGACCGCGGACATGAGCCCGCTGCATCCCGACCGCAACCTCGCGCTCGAGCTCGTGCGCGCCACCGAGGCGGCCGCGATCCGCTCGGTGCCGTTCATCGGACGGGGGCAGAAGGAGCTCGCGGACGGCGCAGCCGTCGACGCGATGCGTGCGTTCCTCTCCACCGTCAACTTCGACGGTGTGATCGTCATCGGCGAGGGCGAGAAGGACAACGCGCCGATGCTCTACAACGGTGAGCACGTCGGGACCGGCCGCGGTCCGCAGTGCGACATCGCGGTCGACCCCATCGACGGCACGACGCTGACGGCGGAGGGGCGCAACAACGCGCTCTCCGTGCTCGCCGTCTCGGACCGCGGCACGATGCTCGACGCGTCGTCCGTGTTCTACATGGACAAGATCGTGACCGGACCGGCGGGAGTCGGGGTCGTCGACATCCGCCTTCCCGTCGCCGAGAACATCCACCGGCTCGCCGCTGCGCTCGGCAAGCCGGTCGACGAGCTCGTCGTGTCGGTGCTGAACCGGCCCCGCCACCAGAAGCTCATCCAGGAGATCCGCGATGCGGGCGCCGGGACCCGGCTGATGAGCGACGGCGACGTCGCGGGCGGCATCAACGCCGCCCGGTACAACGCCCGTACGGACATGTGCATCGGCATCGGCGGCAGCCCGGAGGGCATCGTCACGGCGTGCGCCATCAAGGCGCTCGGCGGTCACATCCAGGGTCGGCTGTGGCCGCGCACCGACGACGAGAAGCAGCGCGGCATCGATGCCGGCCTGAAGCTCGATGACCACGTGTACGAGGCGGACGAGATGGTGAAGGGGAACAACACGATCTTCGTCGCCACCGGCGTGACCAACGGTGAGCTGGTCGCAGGTGTCCGCCGCTCCGGCGGCGACCACATCGTCACCGAGAGCGTGGTCCTGCGCGGCGCATCGGGCACGCTGCGCCGCATCAACTCGGAGCACCTCGCCTCGAAGTGGCTGTGAGCCGCGAGCGTTCCTCCTGAGCCGACGCGCGACGCAGCCGACTGCCTTTCTCCTGTCCTCTGGCAGAATGGTGGGCGCCGTGTTCGCACGGCGGCGACCCTGAGGAGGAACGCGCGTGGCTGAGCCGACGAACGATCCCGGTCCCCGTACCGGGGCGCATGCCGTCATCGCGGATGCCCTGGCGTCGCAGGCGGCGGTCCAGGCACCGATCGATCCGGCCCGTCGCCCCGACGTGCTGTTCCGCAAGCGGCGCCCCGAGGGTCAGCAGGTCAGCGCATGGTGGATGGTGGGCGCGTTCCTCGCCGTCTCGGCGGTGGTCATCGTGCTCTTCAGCTTCGTTCCGGGTGGGGCGTGACCACCTCGTCGTGGTCGGTGTGACGCTCGTCCTCGTCGGCCGGTCCCGAGGACGAGCGGCGGGTCGCCGCGTCCATCGCCGCTGTGAACTCGGGTGAGCTGAGCGGCCGCGGCTGCTGCACGACCGTGACGGGCGTCGCGAGCGCGTCCAGCCGCGTCTCGTCGATCCCGGGGAACCGCCGCGCGCTCACGAGCACGCGCGTCTCGAGCGAGCCGACGAAGCGGTTGTAGCTGTCGACCGTGCGTTCGATCCCTCGGCGCAGATCGTCGACGTGCCCGGCCATGCTGCCGAGCCGGTCGTAGAGCTGGTTGCCCAGATCGAACAGCTCGCGCGCCTGCTCGGAGACGGCGTCCTGCGTCCACGTGTACGCGACCGTCTTCAGGACCGCCCAGAGGTTGACGGGCGAGGCCAGCGCGACCCGACGGGAGAAGGCGTAGTCGAGGAGCCCCGGATCGGCGTCGAGTGCCGCGGAGAGGATCGACTCGCCGGGGAGGAAGCAGATCACGAACTCCGGGCTCGTCGACAGCCCCGCCCAGTACGCGCGCTTGGCGAGCGCGTCGATGTGCGCGCGGAGCGCCTTCACGTGCCGGGCGAGGAGATCGTCTCGGCGCGCGGCCTCGCCACCCGTCGCCGAGTCGGCGATCTCGGCCGCGTCGAGGTAGGCGTCGAGCGGCACCTTCGCGTCGACGGCGATGGCCTTGCCGCCGGGCAGCCGCACGACCAGGTCGGGACGGCCGGCGCCCGCGTCGGAAGCGGTCGCGGACTGCAGGTCGAAGTCGACGTGTCGGGTGAGACCTGCGGCCTCGACGACGCGGCGCAGCTGCGCCTCGCCCCAGACGCCGCGGGTGCGCGAGGAGCGCAGAGCGCCGGCGAGCGACTCGGTCGTGCGTCGCAGCGACTCGTCGGACTCCTGAGCGCGGCGCAGCTGCTCGGCGAGCACACCGAACTGGGTGTGGCGGTCGCGTTCGAGGTCGTCGACCTTTCGCTGCATGCCGAGCAGCGTCTCGCGCACGGGCGACAGCGCCCGCAGCACGGCCTGCTCGCGTGCGTCTCGTTCCTGCTGCGCCCGCTGGTCGCTGCGCGCCTGCTCCAGGAGCTGCCGCGCCGTGCGCGCTTCGGCCTCCGCGGCGGCCAGACGCGCGGCGTCCGCCGCTCGGTGGCGGGCGCCGCGAGCGGCGGCGGCGAACCAGCCGCACAGCGCCCCGAGTGCGATGCCGGCGACGACGGCGAGTACCGAGAGCTCCATGACCGAAGTCTTGCCGGGACCTCCGACATCCGTCCTCGGACACGCGGGCGCGGGCTCGGACCGAACCCCGGCCGAGGGCGACGGCTCAGGCGGCCGCGCGCGCAGCCGAGGTGCGGGGGATCTCGCCGATCGTGACGCCGCACAGGGCGGCGAGCTCCGCGATGTCGGTCGCGCCCACGCGTCGCGCGGCGTCGATCATGATGTGCGCGCAGGCGGCGGCGTCCGCGGTCGCGTCGTGGTGCGGGAACGGTCCGAAGCCCGCCGCCTCGGCCACGACCGGGAGCCGGTGCGACGGCAGGTCGTACACACGACGAGAGACCTGCACGCTGCACGCGTAGCGGTAGGGCGGGCACGTGTCGCCCGTCGCCTCGCAGGCGCGTCGCATCACGGCCATGTCGAAGCCTGCATTGTGGGCGACCAGCACATCTGCTCCCGCGAAAGCGACGAGGTCGTCGAGCTGCTCGCTCCAGCTCTTGGCGCCCGCGACGTCGTCGGCCCGGATGCCGTGGATCCCGACGTTGAGGTCGAAGAAGCGGTCGTGACCCTCCGGCGGCCGGATGAGCCACCCCGCGCGGGCGACGATGCGGCCGTTGCGCACGCGGGCGAGGCCGACCGCGCAGGCGGAGGCGCTGGAGGAGTTGGCCGTCTCGAAGTCGATCGCGGTGAAGTCCAGGGCCACGATGCCAGCTTCGTCCGAGTCGGGGCGAGCGCCGTGGAGGCACGCCGCCGTAGGCTCGGATCATGGCGGACAAAGAGACGATGGCCCGGAGCTTCGGCGCCGTGGCCGGCCAGTACGAGTCGGGGCGACCCGATTATCCGGTCGAGGCGGTGGCGTGGCTGCTCGAGCCGCTCGGAGACGACCCCCGCGTCGTCGACCTCGGGGCGGGGACCGGAAAGCTGACGAGGGCGATCCGGGCGGCGGG
It includes:
- a CDS encoding DUF6264 family protein is translated as MTDDAPEVDPDGRPRPQFGEYATPEEQRARIRQPETTAALSNGQAPDERTTPRGPAVGAAPSVRGRGRLVDRVVTGVLLGYGLFIVLTSIPTFIDYGGFASTFLSALGVSATLADPGAGRGWGLAASLVLGVGWLVAVLLSFANLRAGRITFWIPLVAGIVCNLVSSALVIIPLVSDHAVWSAIESTLMGSAGR
- the fbaA gene encoding class II fructose-bisphosphate aldolase yields the protein MPVATPEQYAEMLDRAKAGGFAYPAINVSSSQSINAVLQGLTEAGSDGILQVTTGGADYFAGHTVKARATGALAMAKFATEVAKNYPITIALHTDHCPKPALEDFVLPLIAASEEVVAEGGNPIFQSHMWDGSAVPLAENIEIAKELLPRIKAINAILEVEIGVVGGEEDGVKHEGTNDALYTTTGDVAQVVEALGLGEAGRWIAALTFGNVHGVYKPGNVKLKPELLGEIQEGIAAAFGTGPKPLDLVFHGGSGSTDEEIALAVANGVVKMNIDTDTQYAFTRSVAGFMFTNYDGVLKVDGEVGNKKAYDPRAWGKVAESAMAARVVEATRQLGSYGKSQS
- the glpX gene encoding class II fructose-bisphosphatase, whose translation is MVSLTADMSPLHPDRNLALELVRATEAAAIRSVPFIGRGQKELADGAAVDAMRAFLSTVNFDGVIVIGEGEKDNAPMLYNGEHVGTGRGPQCDIAVDPIDGTTLTAEGRNNALSVLAVSDRGTMLDASSVFYMDKIVTGPAGVGVVDIRLPVAENIHRLAAALGKPVDELVVSVLNRPRHQKLIQEIRDAGAGTRLMSDGDVAGGINAARYNARTDMCIGIGGSPEGIVTACAIKALGGHIQGRLWPRTDDEKQRGIDAGLKLDDHVYEADEMVKGNNTIFVATGVTNGELVAGVRRSGGDHIVTESVVLRGASGTLRRINSEHLASKWL
- a CDS encoding UDP-N-acetylmuramyl pentapeptide phosphotransferase produces the protein MAEPTNDPGPRTGAHAVIADALASQAAVQAPIDPARRPDVLFRKRRPEGQQVSAWWMVGAFLAVSAVVIVLFSFVPGGA
- a CDS encoding DNA recombination protein RmuC; the protein is MELSVLAVVAGIALGALCGWFAAAARGARHRAADAARLAAAEAEARTARQLLEQARSDQRAQQERDAREQAVLRALSPVRETLLGMQRKVDDLERDRHTQFGVLAEQLRRAQESDESLRRTTESLAGALRSSRTRGVWGEAQLRRVVEAAGLTRHVDFDLQSATASDAGAGRPDLVVRLPGGKAIAVDAKVPLDAYLDAAEIADSATGGEAARRDDLLARHVKALRAHIDALAKRAYWAGLSTSPEFVICFLPGESILSAALDADPGLLDYAFSRRVALASPVNLWAVLKTVAYTWTQDAVSEQARELFDLGNQLYDRLGSMAGHVDDLRRGIERTVDSYNRFVGSLETRVLVSARRFPGIDETRLDALATPVTVVQQPRPLSSPEFTAAMDAATRRSSSGPADEDERHTDHDEVVTPHPERS
- a CDS encoding exonuclease domain-containing protein → MALDFTAIDFETANSSSASACAVGLARVRNGRIVARAGWLIRPPEGHDRFFDLNVGIHGIRADDVAGAKSWSEQLDDLVAFAGADVLVAHNAGFDMAVMRRACEATGDTCPPYRYACSVQVSRRVYDLPSHRLPVVAEAAGFGPFPHHDATADAAACAHIMIDAARRVGATDIAELAALCGVTIGEIPRTSAARAAA